The DNA segment GTCAACATCTGTTCAGCGGCGCCGAAACTGATCCCGGTCACCGGCGCAGCATCGCGGTAATCGCGCCCTGTGGCCACGCGCACATACCGCGGATCGGGGCTAATCCCGTTGGAAATATCAAATCCGACCCAGCCTAGCTCATCAATATGCGCCTCTGCCCATGCGTGGGTCGCTTCTTGTTCTATCCGATCGTTCATCATGAGATAGCCGCTGACATATCGTGCGGGAATATCCGCCGCGCGGGCGGCCGCGATAAAGATATGAGCATGGTCCTGACACACGCCGTGACCGGCGATGACGGCCTCTTCGGCGGTGGTGTTCACACCGGTTGCGCCGGTTTGATAGACCACGCCTTCGCGAATGCGCGCCGATAGAGCGTGGAGGTAATCAAGCTTCGTCTCTTCGCTGGGACTATCGACGTCGCGGATCAACGCCCGCAATTTTGGTCCAGGCTTGGTCAAGGCGGTCTGACCTAAAAAACTCCACAGCGGCAAATGCCCAGAATGACGTCCAATCACCCCGGCATTGTCTTCGGTTTGCACCGTGCCGCGACACGTCACCGTGACTTCGCTGACGCCGGGGTTGACGGCGATCAACGTGACCGTGTTGTAATTCTGATCGTCAAATTCCAACTCAAGCTGCGCATTGTCATAGCGCATTTCCCAATCCAGAATTTTCTGACCCTGAGTCTCTTTCGGCGTTAGACGCAGGCGTTGCAACGCGTGGATCACAGGCTCTTTGAAAGAGTACCGTGTCGTGTGGCGGATCGCTAATTTCATAAAGCCTGCTTCACGATAAGAACCTGTAATCCTCGCCTATCGCTTCGGCGATGGCGGCGTTGCGCGCTGTATAATCGATCAAGAATTGGTGCAGGCCGATTTCAAAAATCTGATCAACCGTAACG comes from the Erythrobacter sp. Alg231-14 genome and includes:
- a CDS encoding transglutaminase domain-containing protein — translated: MKLAIRHTTRYSFKEPVIHALQRLRLTPKETQGQKILDWEMRYDNAQLELEFDDQNYNTVTLIAVNPGVSEVTVTCRGTVQTEDNAGVIGRHSGHLPLWSFLGQTALTKPGPKLRALIRDVDSPSEETKLDYLHALSARIREGVVYQTGATGVNTTAEEAVIAGHGVCQDHAHIFIAAARAADIPARYVSGYLMMNDRIEQEATHAWAEAHIDELGWVGFDISNGISPDPRYVRVATGRDYRDAAPVTGISFGAAEQMLTVDVAVEQQHDTQQQ